The Lactobacillus sp. CBA3605 genome contains a region encoding:
- the xerD gene encoding site-specific tyrosine recombinase XerD: protein MQDQLADYLHFLRVERGLVTNSIKSYRQDLTEFCGYLTTQKISSFKVVDRYVILNYLQVLDETGKSRNTIIHAVSSLRKFFQYLVQLRQIDQDPMLKIDTPKRAQHLPQVLSAHEVERLLAVPKLDTALGLRDRALLEVMYATGLRVSETINLKMDDLHLDLGLVQTIGKGDKERIIPIGDIAIDFVERYLKTARPKLVSPKRRNTYIFLNNHGGQLTRQGVWKNLKASVKAAGIEKDVTPHTLRHSFATHILENGADLRVVQELLGHADISTTQIYTHITKKRLAEVYNKYHPRA from the coding sequence ATGCAGGACCAGCTTGCTGACTACCTGCATTTTTTGCGTGTCGAACGCGGGCTAGTGACGAATAGTATTAAAAGTTATCGGCAGGATTTGACTGAATTTTGTGGTTATTTGACTACCCAAAAGATTTCGTCATTTAAGGTAGTCGATCGTTATGTAATTTTAAATTATCTTCAAGTTTTAGATGAGACAGGCAAGTCGCGGAATACAATTATTCATGCAGTTTCTAGTTTACGGAAGTTTTTTCAGTATTTAGTTCAGTTACGACAGATTGATCAAGATCCGATGCTAAAAATCGATACCCCTAAACGGGCGCAACATCTACCACAGGTCTTGTCGGCTCACGAGGTCGAACGACTATTAGCGGTCCCTAAGCTAGATACTGCTTTAGGCTTACGCGATCGGGCGCTACTGGAAGTGATGTATGCGACTGGTCTACGAGTCAGTGAAACCATCAATTTGAAAATGGATGATTTACATTTAGACTTGGGTCTGGTTCAAACGATTGGTAAGGGTGACAAGGAACGAATTATTCCAATCGGTGATATTGCGATTGATTTTGTCGAACGTTACTTAAAAACGGCCCGGCCCAAGTTAGTTTCACCTAAGCGACGAAACACTTATATATTTCTTAATAATCACGGTGGGCAGCTGACAAGACAAGGCGTTTGGAAAAATCTGAAAGCCAGCGTGAAAGCGGCTGGCATTGAAAAGGATGTCACCCCGCATACCTTGCGACATTCGTTTGCAACGCATATCCTGGAAAATGGCGCTGACTTGCGGGTGGTGCAGGAATTATTGGGGCATGCAGATATTTCAACGACGCAAATTTATACGCATATTACCAAAAAACGGCTGGCGGAGGTTTATAATAAATACCATCCTCGAGCATAG
- a CDS encoding S1 RNA-binding domain-containing protein, with translation MESIMGTVVTGKVTDENDDAYFVQVNGETFWVDKLEPEQPLHIGGLYEGFAYENEQHRLQLTRHIPEISFDHYVWGTVVRTRHDLGVFVDVGLPNKDLVVSLDELPTISRLWPKKDDRLMVKLARDNKQRLWGTLADQTYFAEIATPYDRNQVKNTDTVVTVFRLKMAGTSVITDDGHLGFVHPSERDQEPRLGQHMKARVIGNLRDGEMNLSLKPRGYEEIGDDAQMLLAALQHQGTHTLPFWDKSDPEDIRTYFGISKSQFKRAVGNLLKQRLITQQPGEIKLIEVNDDEADD, from the coding sequence ATGGAAAGTATTATGGGAACGGTCGTTACAGGTAAGGTAACGGATGAAAACGATGACGCATATTTTGTACAAGTTAATGGTGAAACGTTCTGGGTTGATAAGCTGGAACCGGAACAACCGTTGCATATTGGTGGTTTATATGAAGGCTTTGCTTATGAAAATGAGCAACATCGCTTACAATTAACGCGGCATATTCCTGAAATTTCATTTGACCATTATGTTTGGGGGACTGTTGTGCGGACACGCCATGATTTAGGGGTGTTTGTAGATGTTGGTTTACCAAACAAAGATTTAGTGGTTTCATTGGATGAGTTGCCAACGATTAGTCGGTTATGGCCTAAAAAGGACGACCGATTAATGGTTAAGCTCGCTCGAGATAATAAGCAACGATTATGGGGAACTTTAGCTGATCAAACTTATTTTGCGGAAATTGCGACGCCTTATGATCGTAATCAAGTTAAAAATACAGATACGGTCGTGACCGTCTTTCGTTTAAAAATGGCAGGAACTTCAGTGATTACTGACGATGGTCATTTGGGCTTTGTGCACCCTTCAGAACGAGATCAAGAACCACGTCTCGGGCAGCACATGAAGGCACGGGTCATCGGGAACTTGCGTGATGGCGAAATGAACCTTTCTCTGAAGCCCCGAGGCTATGAAGAAATTGGGGATGATGCCCAGATGTTATTAGCGGCATTGCAACATCAAGGCACACACACGCTACCTTTTTGGGATAAAAGTGACCCAGAAGATATTCGCACTTATTTTGGGATTAGTAAGTCACAATTTAAGCGGGCCGTCGGTAATTTATTGAAGCAGCGACTCATTACGCAACAACCTGGTGAAATTAAGTTAATTGAGGTTAACGATGACGAAGCCGACGATTAA
- a CDS encoding DUF441 domain-containing protein, producing the protein MESWLFLLAILVVAWLGKNQSLQIATVVVLMIKLIPNTNKLLTTIGQKGINWGVTVITVAILIPIATGQVGFKDLWHAFKSPVGWIAVACGVLVSVLSFHGVGLLSATPEITVALVFGTILGVVLLRGIAAGPIIAAGITYCIIQVLHLSLQ; encoded by the coding sequence ATGGAAAGTTGGCTATTTTTATTAGCTATTTTAGTGGTGGCTTGGTTGGGTAAGAACCAATCCTTGCAAATTGCCACCGTGGTTGTCTTAATGATTAAGCTCATTCCAAATACGAATAAATTATTGACGACGATTGGGCAAAAAGGGATTAATTGGGGTGTGACCGTCATTACGGTTGCTATTCTCATTCCGATTGCCACGGGTCAAGTTGGTTTTAAGGATTTATGGCATGCTTTCAAGTCGCCAGTCGGTTGGATTGCGGTTGCCTGTGGTGTATTAGTCTCAGTGCTGTCATTTCATGGTGTCGGTTTATTATCGGCAACGCCGGAAATTACAGTTGCATTAGTTTTTGGGACCATCTTAGGCGTGGTGTTGTTACGTGGAATTGCGGCTGGTCCGATTATAGCGGCCGGCATTACTTATTGCATTATTCAAGTCTTACATTTGAGTTTGCAATAA